TGAGAGGACAAAGTGAAATATGTGACGGTGCACATCGGGAAACTATAACTGTACAGAGCCAGGCTGTAGAGGATAGAGTATGAATGTAATGGgaagcaccgaccatgattgggggacaTAAACATATAAATCAACTTGCAATTCGACGTAAAGCCAATGCCTACGTTTGTTAGGGTAGAAGATAGACCCCTGTGGTACACCCTTGGTGTGTAAACAGTCTGTCCGGTGAGCGTCCGCTATAAAGAGCAAGGGCATAGCGTGAGTCATCCTGGGGGCATCGACCATGATTGGGGCACACAGAGCCTGATTGGGAAGGGACACAAgcagtttttcggcaattttcgtatgggattttctaaatttttccaATCGATTCGGGCACGTGCCCCTCCCCCGTgcacctatgacgctacgccattgATAAAGAGTGTTTACTACTACCATGTCTATTGCACCCCTCACTTGAATTTATTGCTACCTATGTTTTGAAGTGCTAATGGTGTCAACTACCCGAATTGACAGGTTCCCAAAATTAAGAATTGGCTAGAATCCGTGAAAGGGTCAAGTTTTCACAGGATAAGCAATTTGAggccattttcattgaaatcggcCTGCGTGGCTAAAAAAACTGACCATCCCCAGCTTTGACCATTTTGCTCAAGAATGgtaagtcgcaggtaggtcaaactgtttttttttttgagtcCCCAAGACGAGATGAATATAGTTTCTAATCAAATTTGAGTAAGTTTCAAATTTGACCCATGTGCTGACCTTTACTTGAGCCTTACACGGCTTCGAGCCACATTTTAATTTTGGAAACCTGTCAATTCTATAGTAATAGACACCCTTAGCACTTTATAGGTGTCATTGTATCCCACAGGGGTGCAAACTAGGCCCTCTTACATCACGTACATCCCCAACTAATTGTTTCAGGAAATCGTCAAGATGTCGAGACCATTCAAATGTTGTTCTGGTATGGGTCAATGCTGGTATGCTGGATGCTGTGATTGTTGCTCAGACGAAATCACTGTAGAATCGCCACCTGGGGAAGTGATTGGGAAAATCAAACATGGGTATGTATTATGAGTTACTGTAGGTGTCGGGTATGGAATGAATAGTTGTGGAGATTGGTGGGGTGTGTGCAGCGATGTGTGCCGGGTATGTATGTTTGTATTAAAGGACATGTAACGAACCTTGATCTGACTCTTTACCGCAAGTTCGTAGGAGGGGGGGGCAAACGGCCTCAAAGAAAATGGTAACGGATAAAATGGGGACGCCAATGAGTAATGTTCCCTTAAAATGgctaaaaatttgtcaaaaattaatAAGTTTTGCCACTTAAATTCTGGCTATGCTACTGCTTTAACCGCGTAAACGGTCACACACCTCTAACCGATGACGTCCACGGTTGCCGGAATCAGCCATAATTTTAAGCTGCGTGCACTTGACATTAAACCAATGCTCGCGTTTGTTAGGGTAGAGAATGTACCCCTGGGGTACACCCTTAATTGGTATGTATCCAGTCTGCCCGGTGAGTATCCTCGATTGGGCATTTAATTTTGGTCTGTACGTCGGTATGGGTCCACGGTTGATTTGtttaatgaatctatagtacgtTTTCTTTTTCAGTCATAAATAAAGATTTTACCCTCTGCCTTTTGCTTGAAGTAACGTTTTTCAAGATCtacattcattttcatttttttttttcatcttcagAGGAAGCAAATGGTATCCTCATCTGGAGGTCACAGATGCACACGATGATCTAGTGTTTCATATCTGGGGACCATGCTGTCTATGCCAGACTATCTGCTGTCAAGCGGACCTTGACTTTAAGGTAAATGCGATTCAATCGCAATATGATAATAGTAACTCTAAGTCTCGTCTGAAATGGTACGACTTTGATAGAGTTCTTTGAATTACCTTATATTTATATATCTTTCCAGGGGATGGGGGCACTCACTCAACTTTCGAAGTGATGGTATGAGCCTACCGGCGTTAGGAAGTAGTGCCTATTGGTATAAAATGtcgtggttttgttttgttttttaaagggggggtcattgggtaaaactaAAATAACAGAAAGTGGTCACTGGGTATAACTTTTAGAAAATAGTGGTCATTATAAAATTTAGAAATAAGGGGTCATCGAGcagaaaattttgggaaaaaaatgaacACAATCAGGTTTTTGGTTCCAAATTTGCCACATTTACAACATAATTTGCtgaaagagaatttgaaagttccctcattattttatggcattttgatgataaagttCTCGCAAAAGAGAGGTCTATAGGGAGCCGAACCTAGAAAAAGCGGTATCGGGTACATGACTTTAATAAAGGGGGTCATCGAATCTATTCGACTTCAGGAAAAGTGGCAAATTGACGGGCATATCCCGTCACCTCTACAATTGAGTATCACACGGATATATTTCTTTCTATAATTTAACCCATTTGTTGTTGTCGCAGGTTTACGCAAAGGACGGAGTGACAGTAGTCGGTAACATCGCCAAGCAATGGGCTGGAGCCGTCAAGGAATGTTTTACCAAAGTTTCTAACTTTGGAGTTCAATGTGAGTACACTGTAAAAACTGTACTTAGCAATTAAACACTAAACATGTTTAGAGGATTGATGGATTATAGTGTTTAGCCATTCAACATTGATGTTTAGGAATTTTATCAGTGTTTGAAGTGGAGTAACATCAAGAATGTAATTGCTAAACATAGTTTTTGGAGTGTAAATGTGTTAGAAAGAAacaatggtgttgatgaagattCGATTGTGTAGGCCGGGGCGCGTCATATTTTTGGTGTGTTATGCTGCCACGGAATTTTGATGTGTGGGTCGATAGGTGACGGCGTACATAAGGGGCTCTTTTGTTGGAGTTGTGAACAGGTAAAAGGGGTGTTTTGAAGCTGCAAACAGTCAAATTCAAGGGTATTTcatggctttctggttgaaaatcgcctgggaaaaaccttcaaaaatgtgaggaatgagccaTTTAGGgttcttttagagctgaaattataaaaaaaaaaataagggtctttcaACGCTCTGTTTTGGTAAAATCAGGGGTCTTTTGAAGCTGTGGAGTCCAAAAGCAGGGGTCTTTTGAAGCTGCGGAGTCCAAAAGCAGGGGTCTTTCCGAGGGAGCATACCAGCATAGTCATTTGTGTTTAGTTGCCCCCGGGGTGTTTTTAGTGTTATAAAGAGGGGTGGTGGTACATGATGTTGGAAATGATGGTGACGATAACGTATAATGTtgttcatcatgcagttattgttaagggggttcgaaacgatgtttctggaaaacagaaactgaatttagaaccatttgaatagattgaataagttaagctaaatacactgagcaaaatagtttttgtttgaaggaaatcggacatacggttgtcaagatatgcatgttttagtttctttgtattctattgtttttgcaaatatattgatgaagttaatgaggaaaattggcaaaatgtgctcatgaatattcatgtttgccaatattataccaatatcttatgaataaaccttcatactacttttattttatatgattttgacatgaaactttgccaatgtgtttctatggcctaaagcattaccatgtgattttcccgcccatctagatttgcgggaaaatcacatgttaaaggtttaggtcatagagacacattggcaaagtttcaggtcaaaatttaaaggtaaaagtagtatgaaggtttattcataaaatattgggaaaatattggcaaaattaatattaatgagcacattttgccaattttcttcattaacttcatcaatatattggcaaaaacaatagaatacaaagaatctttcaacagcaatatctcaaaaaccgtttgtccgatttggctcaaattttagaattaagattattttgcatatctctctgcaacaagtctattttaatctcaatcagagcaacttgattttgcctttcgtacacaggggcactcacaataggcaattgaaccctactggtagcgctgtgttgtagctatacgggttgaactagttagtatcatatatcaaaaagtataaaagctatgattttagtactttctctatgtttcaattacttattcttttccaaatatctgaatcttcaacccggtacaagctttaataacgggggaacatacatttttttaaaagaaatcctaccatctatccaaactcgccgtgttattccaatgcacattttacttcaccgggcagccattttttgatcgtattttgaagactggtgtcataaaaccgtcataggtacaaatttagtactttctgtcaatcaattatggcttattctctacatgtcaatctttaaataattggcatagtccttataataacggtcgtctgccttgatgagtaaatgacagcaaacagctgcaaaccagtgaaaaatatcccaaaactcggtcagtagAGCTctgctcgtacatgtcaatagagtcattatcgattggattagtcgtccgaagcggacaattcggtcgctcattggatcaatattatcaggtggtaataaatttgcattggacaatagattactatataatggtttagtactgcatatatcggtttaatcttcaataagcgggtttatggctggaaaggtcacagtgaattcgccgtggacgtaaatgcactatgtgatgatgatgacgtgCGGTTGATTGCTTAAGATTACCAACTTTGGAATTCAATGCGAGTTGATTTTGTTACAAAAAACACGATGATGTTGTAATGTTGATAATAATGCGTTGGTGGTGGTACACAGCAGCATTCGCCATTGgccaattgtttttaaaatgcgtaaaaaaagCAACTTGATTTTAGTGCTAATTTTATATTTAttgcacattatttatttgattagctttttgaaatagccgagtgggcgggttttcgatgaaatatttttgtgtaaaaactaaataacgattcgtgatactgGGTACCAAATTGTAGTACAGTTGATGTCGTTTAGGAGGCAtaacattttatttcaattttatatacgccaaaatatttttagaaTCTAGTGAAAATGATTCATGACAGTTGAAAAGATTgtgaaaaatctatgtaaaaatTTCATCAAACCCTGATAAAGATTActttttcgtttttatggtaatctaatactccatgatgatgatgatgatgtatgatgatgatgatgatggtatattttcctcatttttatgTAGTTCCGATGGATTTGGATGTCAAAATGAAAGCTATGTTGATAGGTGCTACAATGCTGATTGTAAGTATTGGGCAATACAATTCCTCACATAATGTCGATATgacgtcttttttaaagacatttcttgtttgtccGTGTTACACTGCCATTTGTAATTATTAAAGACAATTGATCTAATGACATTTTATGTTTCTCTTTTCATTATCAGGAGTACTTGTATATTGAAGCACAACAAAATGGAAACGGTGGCGGTGGCGGGCAGTAGCTGAAactaaaaaaaagtaaataacccccttaaataatggccattattcaaaaagaggctattgtattacaaatctgtaaaatgcgttggaagcagaatttatttctgcgcattttgacacctcatttgatacgatagcccagaaaacaataaaacaccggtcaatttaatgtagtgaggtccagatttgaaagttgcacttacatacaaatttttacaatacaataacacccagatatcattacacagatttccttccattacactgaatacaaaatcaatacaatttactgcaactttcaaatcttgggttacactgatttcaatgtacgctgtgacgtcaattgctgcaaatgaggtgtcaaaatgtgcagaaataaattctgcttccaacgcattttacagatttgtaatataggcctatacaatcacccgttttggaataatggtcattatttaaggggggttagttacttttttgagatgtttatatactttattatatacctcatatatagattcctgtcatctgattggttgaaagtgcagtcattgaattaactatgcccacaaaatgaactatggaccggtccatggaaatgaactatggaccggtcacgtgcgtcacgatcaaattGCGCGTTTtttccagcgtaaaatgatattacgcacgcgttaatgttttcacgcgctataattacgcagaaatcgcagattgtaatctgtgtgccgttcgcattgaaactattaatttctcttcccaaaatccgctgcttttaaccaaacagatgacaagaatcttaagatttggtatataaaacaaatattgactgctttttattcggggcatggttaaaattataggcccgcggtgatctcaaaaccatgaatatgcccctcggctacgcctcggggcatagtcatggttttgagattacctatggcctataattttaaccatgccccctcatagcagtcaatatttgtatagtaTCTGATGGCATAGCCAACTTAAAGATGCCCCTCCCCATGGGATACTAGCCgccataatattttatattttccttttttgcccacTTTTGATCATTTTCGTCAATAGAAACTTTACCCCTTGACAGTTGCCCTACTCCCTCGGAAAAATCCTGGGTACGGCACTTTGAATATTGCTATTCCAGAAAAGGTGGTCATCCACAAAGTTATGAGGACCGGAATTCTTATATATTTTTAGAATTTGCGACTGTATTTTTCATGTTTGATCCACAATTCCAAgtgttttttcataatttccaCGATTTCCAGTTGTTTGGAACTGTTACCATTTTCCGCACTTTTCATCTATATTGGTGCACcactctaaatttcaagaatTTGAAATAAATCCGAAGTGATTGTGATTAGggccaatcaagtattagatttaaaattaaatcttatagatttaaaatcaaaactttaaaataaaaattctaatCTGAAATTGGTTAGTCTCTAATTAcaatccttaagggctggggtatgaacgtttggacagtatttattttgggacattagagcacatcagacatatcgaattgcattctgaatacgaagaatgtcattctgatatcaaataattttgatttttgaaattcgcaatttaatacacattttatggcaaatcattaaaattgatattttgatatttaacagtacttgaagtaaactttataaatctgatgatttatacttaaagtgtatgtaggtgggatgaaaagccgacgatcaattgaaaattttgacctttcgtattgaagatatggattttttcccaaaacaccaaaaaaaattaggtctttttgggaaaaaaatccatatcttcaatatgaaaggtcaaaattttcaattgaccgtcggcttttcctcccatctacatacacagaatatatcattagatttatataatttacttcgaggactgttatatatcaaaaatttgaaaaatatccaatttttataatttgtcataaaatttgtattatattgtgatttttaaaaatgaaaattatttgatatcagaaagacatgcttcgtattcagaatgcaattcgataggtctgaggtgctctcatgtcccacaaaaaatactgtcgaaacgcaataaacgctcattttggatcccttaaggatttatttttaagtccttgtaatttagagtgtgtGTGGAATTCCCAAACATTTATTGCATCAAGTTATCATAATCCTCTGACATGTCGGATGGGGGTGGTCATCTTttgtctggaatagcccattatttaaaCACTcaatgtaccgtaaacgttcgcctaatggcgctatggagttcatggaaatgagagagcgccatccctgtaaaagccgactattatcactgatcattaagggtacgtgtagttaaagggtgaaacctatcgacacatacaattatgaacaagatcgaacaaacttgttcatgataatgcggtaatcattcacctgatacgttgtggcccagtgagcagagcattagactatagtgcgaggataaagagaacttgtggagaagattgatggttcgaatctcatgcagtaatttctgacagattatgatgtctgtcaatgttttttttctgatttgaggaaattttattctctattttcttgattttatctttaacattgtttatataattttattattttgtcttgtatgtgtcttttttcatgattctttgtttttatcgtttcattttaggtaagctgacaatattatttataaagccTACCCAGTCGCACTGCAGTTTTTAGCGGGATCCCGCAAATGGGGCGTACCTCATcccattttttcacacttttcgaAGTAGCAATTAGCACCTCTTGAGATTTCCGATAAAATCGATGGTCACTAATAGTAGTGGCACCAGTCGCGGTACACCGCAGTACGACGGACTTCTGCACTAGTGCACATTGAATAAACAATGTTCATTGTTTACGCTGGTTTAAATCATGGGTCAATATAACTATAAACATCTAGGGAGTGTGTGTGAATGTGTGATaatggatgaatataactgtttaCTGTTACAGTATTAACCAGCTATTGTTGATGGTATCGGTAGCTAGTGATTTTTTGCTTTACGGGCGGCACTAGTAGGCCCTATTTTAGTAGGCCCTAACTGGCCGGCACTAAACGAAAATCGAAGTGGCAAATGCAATgcagattattataatattattgacttgtggCTGCCAAATCCGatgtgtgaactgccaaatcccatGTAATTGATTTAATCTGGCAATTAGGATAGAGTTGTAAACACGGCTGCCAAATCCGatgtgtgaactgccaaatcccatGCAATTGATTTAATCTCGCAATTAGGATAGAGTTGTAAACACGGTCCCGTTCCCGGTCAATCGAGAACAATTCACACACTTTAGTGGTAAACAGAATTAACAGATTATCTCATTATTCTATTGAATGCTCAAACAATGTTAATTGGGGCGGCGATTCAATCAGGAGGTGTATCGGCAAACAGATCATGACAACCTACGAAAtggaaaatttgaatttgaaatactgTACATTGTCACAAACGTCAGAACTATacttatttttattaatgaagcttGGTTGATCATATACATGAAATTGATACGACTCGATTAAAAAAGTAAGACTTTGAAGCATGTTTTAGATCGCCCAATGTGCGAAGCGTTTTTCAAATATACTATTAAAATTTTTAATAAGTACATTTTTAGGAGTTTAAGCTcatataaaaattatataaaaatcagATTTATTCTCTCTTGGGAAGATTTATTATAATGGACTATGCCTTTCAGCATAACTTCTGATTCTGATATCGTAGAAAAAAAATATGCAGGGAATGCTTGCACCCTCCTTTCTAGAAATAACGCGAAACTGGGAAAGATTGCCAATTCGCACGTGCAGTGGGGTGTATGAAAACACGAGGCGATAGTGCAGATATTTTAATGCGGAAAAGTGGATTGCCGTCATGCCGTGTATTGCATGCGACGAGCGATTGATGTTTTCAGGACAGTTATCTGAAGTTTTCGCGGTATAAAACAGTTCTATAACCCATGTAACATTACCATGAGGaatgttataattatgttacTATTAGGCTCATTTATTGGTGTGTTGAAATCGAAAACCTTTCTAGGTTATACCCAGGGTCTATGGTTAAaccatttttaccaatttaccaGCGATTTTAAAATGAGTCCTATTTCCAGAATGGCTCCCAATCGGCTTTGAAAAAGCTATAATCCAAAAGCTTCAACCACGCCAGGCCATTTCCCCTACCagttatatgttaattaacaatatAAACATGCTTTAAGATAAGAGTTTCAAATCAGTGActttaggtaggcctatgtaaataGATCGGTGCTGGAAGCTTACCGCGGTAGGCTTCGTATTGAGTTGATGCGGTGGTGTTTATTGATCAGTCTCACACTTTTCGGTGATAAAACAGATTAGCTGATAACAACTAATTGTGTCGGCGGCCTGCGGTATAAAAAAACAATAGATGCGGCGCGTCCGTTCTACTGCAGGaaaccttataaataatattgtcagcttaccttagagtaactcaatccattcaatcaaatgttgtaatgaacctatttgattgtataggcatttgttatgtgtgtgagacgaactgtcgcgtgcgacaagtctttcaattcgcgcgagtgtccttgcctatgcatcagtggtcataagaggtgtatcattttattcgaaagggggggtcccaaatatacgggggtcataaagtcttggaaagaataatatgAGGGGGTCATagaatgttttatgaccaaaatgtagggagtcacacgatgaccacagaaagtgtgttattttattcaaaaagactgatttcaatacaattttggggtttgggatcataaaatttttgttgtcgaaataggggtgcgcaattttattgacgcagactttttgtaaatttgggaccccccaaaaaaaaaaaaaggatagccctctaagaggattcaaaagataacctctgccccaataatccctagctatatttgtttgaaactgttccacggaggatgtatcataataggctcagtcttcaaatgatataaataaaatttgaatgagtgaacgaacaaaatcatacaacgaccaactgaatagaggctgtgcatatgacgtatcatcccgtaaatatggcggactactcaaatgcattcaacaaaagcatgattgcatctaccgcgacatttcgtctcacacacataacaaaatgcactacgatcaaataggttgatgacaacatttgattgaatggactgcactgcgccatgattacggggaagaaaccggttcaaatccattgtttggagccaatcgataaacgcaaggcctctatagctatcattgaatactggctaggattccacaacacaatgagaacatgttataaggcgctttggaaggcacacaataccccaatggctttccatattatgtgcactcaacaactattcagtattgaagcccggtatcgaagttacgtaatgttactatgtcaacgggatcacgcgcttaggtaatgaaccacgatcgaaacaatcagtacacaaaaaaggcataccaaaatagcgtgatcgtaacgatcgccatacaaacagtgcttggttccgataccatcacggagttacgtaactacttcgtggtctgatagttatatgatcaatggtctgatctacttgggttcgatccttttaaggaaagaaaaaatagctgatcatttataatgcataaatgaataaagtaatgtagttacacaatttgaaacattgaggccgttctatttaaggtcatttaactgttaaatgtagtggaatatatcacgcattgataggtagcaggtggagcaaattttgtcagcggttttttaaaataagaaaattaaaattaaattaaaaaaaattcacaatattcgttcgtaaaatggggacaaaatccaaaaacatttcttgacccttcttcacataaaagtgggggcagaaatcaagattcgaaccagtaccattcaccattcaaggcgcaccctctaccgactgagctaaccggtcagaaattacaatgttataaaaagatttaccaaaatgaattaggtataacgtatgaatcgatttacaaattaagtccaatggcactttgaataagaatacctgaagaaaccccaaaacatttgctgctctagcaactaacctagtgacctaaagtattgggtcatgtcacgatattttttctgaggcattatgtccaggttgctcaatttaacatacacgtatccttaatgctgttgagattttacaaggatggcgctctcacatttctaaggatccaaaagcgccattaggcgaacgtttacggtattagtgAAGCTTTAGAAGTTCATTGTAATAATGAAACGCATTAAAGTGGAGGttatattaaggggtactacacccctgtggtaaatttgtgaccatttttgcatttttctcaaaaaataattacacactggtaacaaaagttatgtatattattggggcaagggatccaattactacactagaatttcaatgactcgagacaagcggttcgttatttatgataagaaaagaggtacatcctagcggtaccttatcctccttatttcttatcacaaataacgaaccgcttgccttgtgtcactgaaatgccagtgtagtaattggattcattgcccttataatatacataacttttgaacttttgttaccagtgtgttatagtatttgagaaaatgcaaaaatagacactaaatttatcgagggtgtaataCCCCTTAAGACTTATAATACTATGAATAAACTGTGAAACATTAACAACAATGCTGCTCGGAATAGGCTTACTTTATTGTCTTTAGGCCTATAACGGATTCCGGACACTTCCAGCACAGTTGACATGCTTGCTTTCCCTTTTATGTTGATTTACAAACTACAATCCATGATTATTTAGTACAAAGGTTGACAGTATTAAATCATATAGTAAGtaatttaactctcttcacgcgggtgtccactgcagacgacaagttaaaaaaaaaattcaaaattcaaaaatttcagaaatataaattttcatgaccacatttaaaatcagcatgaaaaatgcattaaaatgagtaaaaacaagc
Above is a window of Amphiura filiformis chromosome 7, Afil_fr2py, whole genome shotgun sequence DNA encoding:
- the LOC140156440 gene encoding phospholipid scramblase 2-like, whose amino-acid sequence is MPKPESGVPGCPPGLEYLTQLDQLLIHQQLELLEVVTGFDFQNRYVIKNTMGQQVYFAMEQSSFCWRCACKSRRQFTMTITDNNGQEIVKMSRPFKCCSGMGQCWYAGCCDCCSDEITVESPPGEVIGKIKHGGSKWYPHLEVTDAHDDLVFHIWGPCCLCQTICCQADLDFKVYAKDGVTVVGNIAKQWAGAVKECFTKVSNFGVQFPMDLDVKMKAMLIGATMLIEYLYIEAQQNGNGGGGGQ